Proteins from a single region of Acidovorax sp. NCPPB 3576:
- a CDS encoding TetR family transcriptional regulator, protein MARRTKEDAVATRNSLLDAAEQVFYQKGVSHASLNEIAQAAGATRGAIYWHFKDKVDLFNAMMERVTLPLERANGECESNENMAPLQRMRGVIDIVLRNLSQDQRMQRVFEIAFFRVEYVEELAGVRDRHIAACGAFREQLANDLRLAAESQKLQLPMPPEIAAIALQAIFEGLLQGWILNRANFDLPATGRASVDAYLRGLGLDLPPLPDWLEDCSLQSLCPRAAGAVP, encoded by the coding sequence ATGGCCCGACGCACCAAAGAAGATGCCGTTGCGACACGCAATAGTTTGCTGGATGCGGCCGAGCAGGTCTTTTACCAGAAGGGTGTCTCGCACGCGTCGCTCAACGAGATCGCGCAGGCCGCCGGCGCCACGCGCGGCGCCATCTACTGGCACTTCAAGGACAAGGTCGATCTTTTCAACGCCATGATGGAGCGCGTCACCCTGCCGCTGGAGCGCGCCAATGGCGAGTGTGAGAGCAATGAAAACATGGCGCCGCTGCAACGCATGCGCGGCGTGATCGACATCGTGCTGCGCAATCTGTCGCAGGACCAGCGCATGCAGCGTGTTTTCGAGATTGCCTTCTTCCGGGTGGAGTACGTCGAGGAACTGGCGGGGGTGCGCGATCGGCACATCGCCGCCTGCGGCGCCTTCCGCGAGCAGCTCGCCAACGACCTGCGCCTGGCCGCCGAAAGCCAGAAGCTGCAGCTGCCCATGCCCCCGGAGATCGCGGCGATCGCCCTGCAGGCCATCTTCGAAGGGCTGCTGCAGGGCTGGATCCTCAACCGGGCCAATTTCGACCTTCCCGCCACCGGGCGCGCCTCCGTGGATGCCTACCTGCGCGGGCTGGGCCTGGACCTGCCGCCGCTGCC
- a CDS encoding efflux RND transporter periplasmic adaptor subunit gives MPRLSDDLGVSAAAIPPARRVVALCLSLVAAAVLVACGKSEAPAQAGGGAPPPPQVGVVTVAPGDVGLVTELPGRLEASRVAEVRARAAGILQKRLFTEGSDVKAGQKLFAIDDAPYRASLESARASVAQADANVAQTRALAERYKPLVAVNAISKQEYDNAVASQKTAEANLAAARASVTTAQINVGYAAVTAPISGRIGRALVTEGALVGQGSATELAVIQQIDPLYVNFTQSASDALKLKAGLSSGKYKQAGKGTASVSVVLEDGSLYPQTGKLLFTDLSVDPTSGQVTLRAEIPNTDRQLLPGLYVRVRLEQAQVAGGVLLPQQAVTRSAKADTVMVVGPDNHLTPRPIKLGPAQGTNWVVLEGLKTGEKVMVDGFQKLPRGKPGDPIVVQPVAWQAGGAGAPAPGAPTAAAAPGAPASAAAPAASAASAAAPAKP, from the coding sequence ATGCCCCGCCTCAGTGACGATCTTGGCGTTTCCGCTGCCGCCATCCCCCCCGCCCGCCGTGTCGTGGCCCTGTGCCTCAGCCTGGTCGCCGCCGCCGTCCTGGTGGCCTGTGGCAAAAGCGAAGCCCCGGCCCAGGCCGGCGGCGGCGCCCCCCCACCGCCCCAGGTGGGCGTGGTCACCGTGGCGCCCGGCGACGTGGGTCTCGTGACCGAGCTGCCTGGCCGGCTGGAGGCCTCCCGCGTGGCGGAAGTGCGCGCACGGGCTGCGGGCATCCTGCAAAAGCGCCTTTTCACCGAAGGCAGCGACGTGAAGGCCGGGCAAAAGCTCTTCGCCATCGACGACGCGCCCTACCGGGCTTCGCTGGAAAGCGCACGGGCGAGCGTGGCGCAGGCCGATGCCAACGTGGCCCAGACCCGCGCGCTGGCCGAGCGCTACAAGCCCCTCGTCGCCGTGAACGCGATCAGCAAGCAGGAGTACGACAACGCCGTCGCCTCGCAAAAGACCGCCGAGGCCAACCTTGCCGCCGCCCGCGCCTCCGTGACGACGGCGCAGATCAACGTGGGCTACGCGGCCGTGACCGCCCCCATTTCCGGCCGCATCGGCCGTGCGCTGGTGACCGAAGGCGCGCTGGTGGGCCAGGGCTCGGCCACCGAGCTGGCAGTCATCCAGCAGATCGATCCGCTGTATGTGAACTTCACGCAGTCCGCCTCCGACGCGCTCAAGCTCAAGGCCGGCCTGTCCAGCGGTAAATACAAGCAGGCGGGCAAGGGAACGGCCAGCGTGAGCGTCGTGCTGGAAGACGGCAGCCTCTACCCCCAGACCGGCAAGCTGCTGTTCACCGACCTGTCGGTGGACCCGACCAGCGGCCAGGTCACGCTGCGCGCCGAGATCCCCAACACCGACCGCCAGTTGCTCCCCGGCCTCTACGTGCGCGTGCGCCTGGAGCAGGCCCAGGTGGCCGGCGGCGTGCTGCTCCCGCAGCAGGCAGTGACCCGCTCGGCCAAGGCCGACACCGTGATGGTGGTGGGCCCCGACAACCACCTGACCCCCCGCCCGATCAAGCTCGGGCCGGCGCAGGGCACGAACTGGGTGGTGCTGGAAGGCCTGAAGACGGGCGAGAAGGTCATGGTGGACGGCTTCCAGAAGCTGCCGCGCGGCAAGCCTGGCGATCCGATCGTCGTGCAGCCCGTGGCCTGGCAGGCCGGCGGCGCTGGCGCCCCGGCGCCTGGTGCGCCGACTGCTGCTGCGGCGCCCGGTGCGCCCGCCTCTGCTGCGGCTCCCGCTGCGTCCGCCGCTTCCGCTGCCGCCCCGGCCAAGCCATAA
- a CDS encoding efflux RND transporter permease subunit: MAKFFIERPIFAWVITIFIIVMGAISITRLPIAQYPAVAPPTIQVSVAYPGANAQTLEDSVLAVIEREMNGASGLAYVETTSQANGTGSIVLSFEPGTNADLAQVDVQNRLSRATPRLPSAVTQQGVRVEQSRSNFLMFAMLTTESPDVSIEALNDYAARNVVPELQRVAGVGTLTQFGSERAMRIWVDPAKLKGFNLSLDQVNAAIRAQNAQVSAGNLGDLPAETGQPVAATIVVQGQLSSAEEFGRIVLRANTDGSAVRLKDVARIELGSQSYNTSARLNGKDAVGLGVQPTPSANALATAKAVKAKLEELKKFFPQGVNYVVPYDTSKFVSVSIEKVVHTLIEAVVLVFIVMFLFLQNFRYTIIPTIVVPVALLGTFGVLMAMGFSINVLTMFGMVLVIGIVVDDAIVVVENVERIMAEEGLPPLQATRKAMGQISGAVIGVTVVLISVFVPLAFFAGSTGNIYRQFAATMATSIAFSAFLALSLTPALCATLLKPIDPEHHAEKKGFFGWFNRSFKSATHGYETRMGKLLRRSGRMMIVYLALIAAVAVVFMRLPTSFLPNEDQGYIITNVQLPPGAAQSRTSEVLKQVEGYMLKQPEVENIVTVAGFSFSGQGQNAGLAFVILKDWSERSGAEHAAAAVAGRAFGALSSIRDAFIFALSPPPIPELGTGTGFNFRLQDRAGQGHDALLGARNQLLGMAGQSKILAGVRPDGMEDAPQMQIDIDRDKANALGIGFDSISSALSTALGSSYINDFPNKGRLQRVVVQADAAARMRPESVLDLPVVNSQGQTVPLSTFATTRWITGAMQTVRYNGYPSIKIAGDAGPGFTTGDAMNEMERLAGQLPPGFGFEWTGQSREEKLAGSQAMILYAFSLLAVFLCLAALYESWTIPVSVLLVVPLGVLGVLLATLMRGMSNDVYFQIGLVTIIGLSAKNAILIVEFAKDLQAEGKSALEAALEAAHLRFRPIIMTSLAFTLGVVPLFIASGASSASQRAIGTGVIGGMITGTVLAVVFVPVFFVLVRTLFKGSKRQQEHDAKQVQHRHATENLE, translated from the coding sequence ATGGCCAAGTTCTTCATCGAGCGCCCCATCTTCGCGTGGGTGATCACCATTTTCATCATCGTGATGGGGGCCATCTCCATCACGCGGCTGCCGATCGCGCAGTACCCCGCCGTGGCGCCGCCGACCATCCAGGTTTCGGTGGCCTACCCCGGCGCCAACGCCCAGACGCTGGAGGACAGCGTGCTGGCCGTCATCGAACGCGAGATGAACGGCGCGAGCGGCCTGGCCTACGTCGAGACGACCAGCCAGGCCAACGGCACCGGCAGCATCGTTTTGAGCTTCGAGCCCGGCACCAACGCCGATCTCGCGCAGGTGGACGTGCAGAACCGGCTTTCCCGCGCCACGCCGCGGTTGCCGAGCGCCGTGACGCAGCAGGGCGTGCGCGTGGAGCAGTCGCGCTCCAACTTCCTGATGTTCGCCATGCTCACCACGGAAAGCCCGGACGTGAGCATCGAGGCGCTGAACGACTATGCCGCGCGCAACGTGGTTCCCGAACTGCAGCGCGTGGCCGGCGTGGGCACGCTCACGCAGTTCGGCTCGGAACGCGCCATGCGGATCTGGGTGGACCCGGCCAAGCTCAAGGGCTTCAACCTGTCGCTCGATCAGGTCAACGCGGCCATCCGCGCGCAGAACGCGCAGGTGTCCGCCGGTAACCTGGGCGATCTGCCCGCTGAAACGGGCCAGCCCGTGGCGGCCACCATCGTGGTGCAGGGCCAGTTGTCGTCGGCCGAAGAGTTCGGCCGCATCGTGCTGCGCGCCAACACGGACGGCTCGGCCGTGCGCCTGAAGGACGTGGCCCGCATCGAGCTGGGATCACAGAGCTACAACACCAGCGCGCGCCTGAACGGCAAGGACGCCGTGGGCCTGGGCGTTCAGCCCACGCCTTCCGCCAATGCCTTGGCCACCGCCAAGGCCGTGAAGGCCAAGCTGGAAGAACTCAAGAAGTTCTTCCCGCAGGGCGTGAACTACGTGGTGCCTTACGACACCTCCAAGTTCGTGTCGGTCTCGATCGAGAAGGTGGTGCATACGCTGATCGAAGCTGTGGTGCTGGTGTTCATCGTGATGTTCCTGTTCCTGCAGAATTTCCGCTACACCATCATCCCGACCATCGTGGTGCCAGTGGCGCTGCTGGGCACTTTCGGGGTGCTGATGGCCATGGGCTTTTCGATCAACGTGCTGACCATGTTCGGCATGGTGCTGGTGATCGGGATCGTCGTGGACGATGCCATCGTGGTGGTGGAGAACGTCGAGCGGATCATGGCCGAGGAAGGGCTGCCGCCGCTGCAGGCCACCCGCAAGGCCATGGGCCAGATCTCGGGCGCTGTGATCGGCGTGACCGTGGTGCTGATCTCGGTGTTCGTGCCGCTGGCGTTCTTCGCGGGCTCCACCGGCAACATCTACCGCCAGTTCGCAGCCACGATGGCGACGTCGATCGCCTTCTCGGCGTTCCTCGCGCTGTCGCTCACGCCCGCCCTGTGCGCCACGCTGCTCAAGCCGATCGATCCGGAGCACCATGCCGAGAAGAAAGGCTTCTTCGGATGGTTCAACCGTTCGTTCAAGAGCGCCACGCACGGCTATGAAACCCGCATGGGCAAGCTGCTGCGCCGCAGCGGCCGCATGATGATCGTGTACCTCGCGCTGATCGCCGCGGTGGCGGTGGTGTTCATGCGCCTGCCGACCTCGTTCCTGCCCAACGAAGACCAGGGCTACATCATCACCAACGTGCAGTTGCCGCCCGGCGCCGCGCAGTCGCGAACCAGCGAGGTGCTCAAGCAGGTCGAGGGCTACATGCTCAAGCAGCCCGAGGTCGAGAACATCGTGACCGTGGCAGGCTTCTCGTTCTCCGGCCAGGGCCAGAACGCCGGCCTGGCCTTCGTGATCCTGAAGGACTGGAGCGAGCGCTCCGGCGCCGAGCATGCGGCCGCGGCCGTGGCGGGCCGCGCCTTCGGTGCCCTGTCCAGCATCCGCGATGCGTTCATCTTCGCGTTGAGCCCGCCACCCATTCCCGAACTGGGCACGGGCACCGGCTTCAACTTCCGTCTGCAGGACCGTGCAGGCCAGGGCCACGATGCGCTGCTGGGGGCTCGCAACCAGTTGCTCGGCATGGCCGGGCAAAGCAAGATCCTGGCGGGCGTGCGCCCCGACGGCATGGAAGATGCGCCGCAGATGCAGATCGACATCGACCGCGACAAGGCCAACGCCTTGGGGATCGGCTTCGATAGCATCAGCTCCGCGCTGTCCACCGCGCTGGGTTCGAGCTACATCAACGACTTCCCGAACAAGGGCCGCCTGCAACGCGTCGTGGTGCAAGCCGACGCCGCCGCGCGGATGCGTCCCGAATCGGTGCTGGACCTGCCCGTCGTGAACAGCCAGGGCCAGACGGTGCCGCTCTCGACCTTCGCCACCACGCGCTGGATCACGGGCGCCATGCAGACGGTGCGCTACAACGGCTATCCGTCCATCAAGATCGCAGGCGACGCCGGTCCCGGCTTCACCACCGGCGATGCGATGAATGAGATGGAGCGCCTGGCAGGCCAGCTGCCGCCCGGCTTCGGCTTCGAGTGGACGGGCCAGTCCCGCGAAGAAAAGCTCGCGGGCTCCCAGGCCATGATCCTGTATGCGTTCTCGCTGCTGGCCGTGTTCCTTTGCCTGGCCGCGCTCTATGAAAGCTGGACGATTCCCGTCTCGGTCCTGCTGGTGGTGCCGCTGGGCGTGCTGGGCGTGCTGCTGGCCACGCTGATGCGCGGCATGTCCAACGACGTGTACTTCCAGATCGGGCTGGTGACCATCATCGGCCTGTCAGCGAAGAACGCAATCTTGATCGTGGAGTTCGCCAAGGACCTGCAGGCCGAAGGCAAGAGCGCGCTGGAGGCCGCCCTGGAAGCCGCTCACCTGCGCTTTCGGCCGATCATCATGACCTCGCTGGCGTTCACGCTGGGCGTGGTGCCGCTGTTCATCGCCTCAGGTGCCAGCTCGGCCAGCCAGCGTGCCATCGGCACCGGCGTGATCGGCGGGATGATCACCGGCACCGTGCTGGCCGTGGTCTTCGTGCCCGTGTTCTTCGTGCTGGTGCGCACGCTCTTCAAGGGCAGTAAACGCCAGCAGGAGCACGACGCCAAGCAGGTCCAGCACCGCCATGCCACGGAAAACCTTGAATGA
- a CDS encoding efflux transporter outer membrane subunit, whose product MPHPSSLRASARIARPLLSVVAAAALLAGCSFIPTYERPAAPVPQAYPNAAAAGGAETAKAAADIDWKEYFADARLQTLIAIALENNRDLRVAALNIEQARAQFQIQRAGQFPTVNAAVNATRQPDAATGSYANNYQVGLAVSAWEIDFFGRIAALKEQALAQYFATEEARRSTQLSLVSSVATAWFNLLADEELLDISRRTLGTREESVKLTRLRLENGVSSELDNSQAEGLAQAARATYAQQRRQRMQDENALALLLGQPLPQNIRDSLGTTVSRLADAPAMPALPAGLPSDLLTRRPDIRQAEQQLIAANANIGAARAAFFPRISLTASVGTVSNELSGLFKSGSWAFSLAPQAALPIFDAGRNQATLESARAARSISVAQYEKSIQTAFREVSDALAGQATLGEQLAAQRAQADADAKRLQLSDLRYRNGVASYLDLLDAQRSLFTSEQLVVQTRLIQLQNQITLYKVLGGGWTPQDERAQGS is encoded by the coding sequence ATGCCCCATCCCTCGTCCCTGCGCGCTAGTGCGCGCATCGCACGCCCCCTGCTGAGCGTGGTGGCTGCAGCCGCCCTGCTGGCCGGCTGCAGCTTCATTCCGACCTACGAGCGGCCCGCCGCCCCGGTGCCGCAGGCGTACCCCAACGCCGCGGCCGCCGGCGGCGCCGAAACGGCCAAGGCCGCGGCCGACATCGACTGGAAGGAATACTTCGCCGATGCGCGCCTGCAGACGCTGATCGCCATCGCGCTGGAGAACAACCGCGACCTGCGCGTGGCCGCGCTCAACATCGAGCAGGCCCGCGCGCAGTTCCAGATCCAGCGCGCCGGCCAGTTCCCCACGGTGAACGCCGCCGTCAACGCGACGCGCCAGCCGGATGCGGCGACGGGCTCCTACGCCAACAACTACCAGGTGGGCCTGGCGGTTTCCGCCTGGGAAATCGACTTCTTCGGGCGCATCGCCGCCTTGAAGGAACAGGCCCTGGCGCAGTATTTCGCCACCGAAGAAGCGCGCCGGTCCACCCAGCTGAGCCTGGTGTCGTCCGTGGCCACCGCCTGGTTCAACCTGCTGGCCGACGAGGAACTGCTCGACATTTCCCGCCGCACCCTGGGCACGCGCGAAGAGTCGGTCAAGCTGACGCGCCTGCGCCTGGAAAACGGCGTGAGTTCCGAGCTGGACAACAGCCAGGCGGAAGGTCTGGCGCAGGCCGCGCGCGCAACGTATGCGCAGCAGCGGCGCCAGCGCATGCAGGACGAGAACGCCCTGGCCCTGCTGCTGGGCCAGCCCCTGCCGCAGAACATCCGCGACAGCCTGGGCACCACGGTGTCGCGCCTGGCCGACGCGCCCGCCATGCCGGCGCTGCCTGCAGGCTTGCCGTCCGACCTGCTCACGCGGCGCCCCGACATCCGCCAGGCCGAGCAGCAACTCATCGCCGCCAACGCGAACATCGGCGCGGCGCGCGCGGCGTTCTTCCCGCGCATCTCGCTGACCGCGAGCGTGGGCACGGTGAGCAACGAGCTGTCGGGCCTGTTCAAGAGCGGCTCCTGGGCCTTCTCGCTGGCACCGCAGGCGGCGCTGCCGATCTTCGATGCCGGCCGCAACCAGGCCACGCTCGAATCGGCACGGGCCGCACGCTCCATCTCGGTGGCGCAGTACGAAAAGTCGATCCAGACCGCTTTCCGCGAAGTGTCCGACGCCCTCGCGGGCCAGGCCACCCTCGGAGAACAACTGGCGGCCCAGCGCGCCCAGGCGGATGCGGATGCCAAGCGCCTGCAGCTGTCGGACCTGCGCTACCGCAACGGCGTGGCCAGCTACCTCGACCTGCTGGATGCGCAGCGCTCGCTGTTCACGTCCGAGCAGCTCGTGGTGCAGACGCGACTGATCCAGCTGCAAAACCAGATCACCCTCTACAAGGTGCTGGGTGGCGGCTGGACGCCGCAGGACGAGCGCGCCCAGGGCTCCTGA
- a CDS encoding c-type cytochrome produces the protein MSDTPHEEAHTGPIKNPKQLLLTVFFSFVVPIFAIIGLVLYVTSGTKPADGAANPERALAERIQKVGMVEVRDANRPLRPGEEVFKGQCAACHATGAAGAPKLGDAAAWGPRIKTGFEALVHSALAGKGAMAPQGGGEFNDTEIARGVAYMANAAGAKFEEPAAPAAAGASGAAAAASDPAAAPMAAAAPASAAQAAPVAAPATAAAPAAAPTATAAAGAGEALYKQACQVCHAAGIAGAPKFGDKAAWAERLKDGIDGMTRIAIAGKGAMPPRGGTQASDADIHAAVEFMANAAK, from the coding sequence ATGAGCGACACCCCCCACGAAGAAGCGCACACCGGCCCCATCAAGAACCCCAAGCAACTGCTGTTGACGGTCTTCTTTTCTTTTGTGGTCCCGATCTTCGCCATCATCGGGCTCGTGCTGTACGTGACCTCGGGCACCAAGCCGGCCGATGGCGCCGCCAACCCCGAACGGGCGCTGGCGGAACGCATCCAGAAGGTGGGCATGGTGGAAGTGCGCGATGCCAACCGCCCCCTGCGCCCCGGCGAGGAAGTCTTCAAGGGCCAGTGCGCCGCCTGCCATGCCACGGGCGCGGCGGGCGCCCCCAAGCTGGGTGACGCCGCGGCCTGGGGTCCGCGCATCAAGACCGGGTTCGAGGCGCTGGTGCATTCCGCCCTCGCCGGCAAGGGCGCGATGGCCCCGCAAGGCGGCGGCGAATTCAACGACACCGAAATCGCACGCGGCGTGGCCTACATGGCCAACGCGGCCGGTGCCAAGTTCGAAGAACCCGCCGCCCCTGCAGCCGCTGGCGCCTCCGGTGCCGCTGCCGCGGCTTCCGACCCCGCTGCGGCCCCCATGGCGGCTGCGGCACCCGCCTCCGCTGCACAGGCCGCCCCCGTAGCAGCCCCCGCCACGGCCGCTGCGCCTGCCGCCGCCCCCACGGCGACGGCCGCCGCCGGCGCTGGCGAAGCCCTGTACAAGCAGGCGTGCCAGGTGTGCCATGCCGCCGGCATTGCCGGTGCACCCAAGTTCGGCGACAAGGCCGCCTGGGCCGAGCGCCTGAAGGACGGCATCGACGGCATGACGCGCATCGCCATCGCCGGCAAGGGCGCCATGCCACCCCGCGGCGGCACGCAGGCGTCGGACGCGGACATCCACGCGGCGGTCGAGTTCATGGCCAACGCGGCCAAGTAA
- a CDS encoding DUF2946 family protein → MDDIVKQAIAKWPNVPDCYGWLGLDARGRWYMRDDATQAQGPFPQAKGSLLAHGKLIDFIQRNYEADAQGRWFFQNGPQRVYVELEITPVVWRIEPDFSLVAHTGRASTARECLLDEAGHLYLFDGTVLGLAHTLDMETAAQAVEAGQWDPQPVQAADLPVRYGYVLQPSVFRV, encoded by the coding sequence ATGGATGACATCGTCAAACAGGCCATCGCCAAGTGGCCCAACGTTCCCGACTGCTACGGCTGGCTGGGGCTCGATGCGCGGGGCCGCTGGTACATGCGCGACGACGCCACCCAGGCCCAGGGGCCGTTCCCGCAGGCCAAAGGCTCGCTGCTGGCGCATGGCAAGCTCATCGACTTCATCCAGCGCAACTACGAGGCCGACGCCCAGGGGCGCTGGTTCTTCCAGAACGGCCCGCAGCGCGTGTACGTGGAGCTGGAGATCACCCCGGTGGTCTGGCGCATCGAGCCGGACTTCAGCCTGGTCGCCCACACCGGCCGCGCCTCCACCGCCCGCGAATGCCTGCTGGACGAAGCCGGGCACCTGTACCTGTTCGACGGCACCGTGCTGGGGCTGGCGCACACGCTGGACATGGAAACCGCCGCGCAGGCGGTCGAGGCCGGGCAGTGGGACCCGCAGCCGGTGCAGGCAGCCGATCTGCCAGTGCGCTATGGCTACGTGCTGCAGCCGTCGGTGTTCCGGGTCTGA
- a CDS encoding YheT family hydrolase, with protein MKYIAPRWLPGGHLQTIWPALASRRVLAAPPAYRRERWTAPDGDFVDVDFLDPAAGAGQEADPGRPLLVLFHGLEGSSRSHYAEAFADVARERGWAYAVPHFRGCSGELNLAPRAYHSGDHEEIAWILARLAQRQADGALGADGTPGPRAPLLAVGVSLGGNALLRWAAEAGASASRSADAVAAVCSPLDLAAGGAAIGRGFNRQVYTRMFLRTMVPKALAKLRQHPGLFDRQALLAARDLYDFDNVFTAPLHGFRDTDDYWRRASAQPLLARIRIPALAVNARNDPFVPASSLPRAGQAGAHVTLWQPAHGGHVGFAQGRLPGHVRAMPAEVAGWLAAHGAPDYAAGQAPSIPSRHG; from the coding sequence ATGAAATATATAGCGCCTCGCTGGTTGCCCGGCGGCCACCTGCAGACCATCTGGCCGGCGCTGGCCTCGCGTCGCGTGCTGGCCGCGCCCCCGGCCTACCGGCGCGAGCGCTGGACGGCACCCGACGGCGATTTCGTGGACGTGGACTTCCTGGACCCGGCCGCAGGGGCCGGGCAGGAGGCCGATCCTGGTCGGCCCCTGCTGGTGCTGTTCCACGGACTGGAGGGGTCGTCGCGCAGCCACTATGCCGAGGCCTTCGCCGACGTGGCGCGCGAGCGCGGCTGGGCCTACGCCGTGCCGCATTTCCGCGGCTGCAGCGGCGAGCTCAACCTGGCCCCGCGCGCCTACCACTCGGGCGACCATGAGGAGATCGCCTGGATCCTGGCGCGCCTGGCGCAGCGGCAGGCCGACGGCGCCCTCGGGGCCGACGGTACGCCCGGCCCGCGCGCGCCGCTGCTGGCCGTGGGCGTGTCGCTGGGCGGCAATGCGCTGCTGCGCTGGGCCGCCGAGGCCGGCGCCAGCGCCTCGCGCAGCGCCGATGCGGTGGCGGCCGTGTGTTCGCCGCTCGATCTGGCCGCAGGCGGGGCGGCCATCGGCCGGGGCTTCAACCGGCAGGTGTACACGCGCATGTTCCTGCGCACCATGGTGCCCAAGGCCCTGGCCAAGCTGCGCCAGCACCCGGGCCTGTTCGACCGGCAGGCGCTGCTGGCCGCGCGCGACCTGTACGACTTCGACAACGTGTTCACCGCGCCGCTGCACGGCTTTCGCGACACCGACGACTACTGGCGCCGCGCCTCGGCCCAGCCGCTGCTGGCGCGCATCCGCATCCCGGCGCTGGCCGTCAATGCGCGCAACGATCCGTTCGTGCCGGCGTCCAGCCTGCCGCGCGCCGGGCAGGCCGGCGCCCACGTCACGCTGTGGCAGCCCGCGCATGGCGGGCACGTCGGCTTCGCCCAGGGGCGCCTGCCGGGCCACGTGCGCGCCATGCCGGCCGAGGTGGCCGGCTGGCTGGCGGCCCACGGGGCACCGGACTACGCGGCAGGGCAGGCCCCCTCGATACCATCGCGCCATGGATGA
- a CDS encoding YybH family protein, giving the protein MTRSPYRAANLGGSADETEAAFYEALQTGNLERLMACWAEEDDIVCVNPGGPRLLGAAAIRAAFSAMFEHGTLRARPAQVHRVQAMASAVHSVVEHVEVVLDGGVREAIVHSTNVYHKTPLGWRLVAHHASPGTLHESQAPGQPPPVLH; this is encoded by the coding sequence ATGACCCGTTCCCCCTACCGCGCCGCCAACCTGGGCGGCTCCGCCGACGAAACCGAAGCCGCCTTCTACGAAGCCCTGCAGACGGGCAACCTGGAGCGCCTGATGGCGTGCTGGGCCGAAGAGGACGACATCGTCTGCGTCAACCCCGGCGGCCCGCGCCTGCTGGGCGCCGCGGCCATCCGCGCCGCCTTCAGCGCCATGTTCGAGCACGGCACCCTGCGCGCCCGGCCGGCCCAGGTGCACCGCGTGCAGGCCATGGCCAGCGCGGTGCACAGCGTGGTCGAGCATGTCGAGGTGGTGCTGGACGGCGGAGTGCGCGAGGCCATCGTGCACTCCACCAACGTCTATCACAAGACCCCGCTCGGCTGGCGCCTGGTGGCCCACCACGCCAGCCCCGGCACCCTGCACGAATCCCAGGCGCCCGGCCAGCCGCCGCCGGTGCTGCATTGA
- a CDS encoding LemA family protein has product MKRLLATLAAVLALSGCGYNDFQRLDEQSKAAWSEVLNQYQRRADLVPNIVATVKGEAAFEQDTLTKVVEARAKATSIQVTPETLNNPEAFNKFQAAQGELSGALSRLMVVAERYPQLQANQAFRDLRVTLEGTENRITVARNRYIQTVQEYNVLARSFPTNLTAKVFSYDAKPSFTVQNEAQISTPPAVDFSKPASRP; this is encoded by the coding sequence ATGAAACGTCTTCTTGCCACCCTGGCCGCCGTCCTGGCCCTCTCAGGCTGCGGCTACAACGACTTCCAGCGCCTGGACGAGCAGTCCAAGGCCGCGTGGAGCGAGGTGCTCAACCAGTACCAGCGCCGCGCCGATCTGGTGCCCAACATCGTCGCCACCGTCAAGGGCGAGGCCGCCTTCGAACAGGACACGCTGACCAAGGTGGTCGAGGCCCGCGCCAAGGCCACCTCCATCCAGGTGACGCCCGAGACGCTGAACAACCCCGAGGCATTCAACAAGTTCCAGGCCGCGCAGGGCGAGCTGTCCGGCGCCCTCTCGCGCCTGATGGTGGTGGCCGAGCGCTACCCGCAGCTGCAGGCCAACCAGGCGTTCCGCGACCTGCGCGTGACGCTGGAGGGCACCGAAAACCGCATCACCGTGGCGCGCAACCGCTACATCCAGACGGTGCAGGAATACAACGTGCTCGCGCGCAGCTTCCCCACCAACCTCACGGCCAAGGTGTTCAGCTACGACGCCAAACCCAGCTTCACCGTGCAGAACGAGGCGCAGATCTCCACCCCGCCGGCGGTGGACTTCTCCAAGCCGGCGTCCAGGCCCTGA